A stretch of DNA from Saccharomyces eubayanus strain FM1318 chromosome IX, whole genome shotgun sequence:
AGACTCAAGGTGTTGCAATCTATGGTTCATAATGCCTGGAGTTTTGACTTTCATGGCTGGGAAGAGAATGCACGGTAACAATCGCTTCTTCTGGACACTGAATGTCCATTTTTGATAACCTCAAATCTGACAAAAGCaagcttttctttcaagtcCTCATACAAATCTTCTCTATCGCAGCAGATGACTCCCCACACGGCGTCTGAAAATGTGTGAACAACACCTGCCACCTAGTCCAATTATACCAGTACTTCCAGTAGCCTTCCGTAGTTGAAATTTCTCTGTAGATACCATTTGCCTAGTGGATACGAAGTCCTACTTCTTTTCAGGTGCTCTTATAGATTAACTAATGAACTCTCTCGGAGCTGGTGGGAGTCTCTGTGTTTGCTGCAGGACAACTGCTAATGGTTTTTTACTGGCACAGTTCTTATCCTGGTAAAGTCAGGGGACTTCTTTTTGAGAGTGACCGTAACTATCAAAAAGTATCAGAAGCTGTGGGGATGTTGCCCGCAGATTCCAAAGAGTTTGCGTTTGGCTGTCTTGCCCTCGAGATATTGTGATTGGATTTGGAAATTGGGCATCCAAACTCCGGAGCTGATATCACCACCATGAACACTAAAACATGATCTGTGGAACCGTCAGATATAGTGGTGCGTTACTAGCTACATAGAATAGTCATACAGTCGCCATCAAGGACTGTCAAATTTTAATATGTGTTTCATATCAATGCTTTCGTCACCATACACACAGACTGAAGTTTATTATATGTTTCCATCGCGCCAAATGACGTTCTCCATTCCCACTTTATATCTCCATGTACCAACCAAAGTTCAAATTAGGACAACCGTCAACGACGGTATTTCACCTGATATCGGAAATGGTACTACGAAAATTGCAATGGAGCTAAACCTAGTATTTTTTGCTTGATGTAAGGTCCGTATGATTTCGGTTGCCGTTCTAATGGCAGAAAACATAATATAGCTGAGTGGCGATTTTCTATACTTTATGGCGAGCTTGCCTTtggatttttattttttccaatttaaCTACAGTTGATAGCGACTTCGCTAAAAAGAGATAGTTCTCTCCCTACACTCAATGTGTGAAGGAGAAAGAGGGAGTGAGCTGATACAACTTAGAAATGGACATAATAACATACATATCTCTCACCAAGATTCAGAGAAATACAAACGAAGACTCGGCAAATGACTGTCCGGCTAACCTATGATCCATGCATCACTACTTAAAAGATGTGCCTTGCGTTTCTTGGCGTCTACAAATATCACATATCCCTGTCGCAAAATGGTCGAGGACTTGTGACCGTTATACAAGTCTTCTCAATTCAAGTGTGAAGaatctaaaaaaattcatacTGGAGATGCGACGGCTTCTAGAACAACGTCTGACAAAAAAGCAGCAAGTCTATTTCAGGCACCATATATCACACGACCAAATTAGTGACACCGTGAGATTCAGTGGGCTCTTCCTTCCGCCTTTTTTATGCCATGGACCTCAAAGCTGGAATATCCTAAAAGCGGGTAAGGCGCACAACAAGgttttatctttttttgtattgaAGCCCCTTTTGTTCTCAATTTACTCCTGTTTTCCATGCCTGCGCTCTCTGGCATTTTTTGCACCTGGAAATCCCGTGGAGGCCTAAGAAGGACGGTCTATTGTAAATATCATGCGGATTACTAATCGCGTATCGATCCGGCACGGATCTCGGTCGTATGCAATCGAGGCTTCCCGcataaattcaaacaacTCTCTTGTCTAGCGGGTACGAAAGGTTTTTACCAAATGTGGCAGCGTTCATCGAAACGACGTTACAATGGGTGAAGCCAGCCAGTAGTTATCATTCGCCCAACCTTGCGTGGGTAACTGTTTCGTCTCGTAGCAGAAGTAAATAGAGAGTCTAAGCATCATAAAGCATGCGACACCGTGCCACCTACCCTTTTTATGTCTCACAATGTACTAACTATACGCGAATTGAAAGCACGTTTTTTTGGACGAGTGTATGAAGGACTACGATAAACCTGGGAGCATGGCGATAATGAAGTTTATTTTCctgttttgaaataaagTTTTTAGAGCCACTCGCCAATTTCGAGAATGTTCACTTTCTTCGGACGTTGATAAGAGGTagacaaaaaagaagaaaatcctAATTTCGGGTCGTTTTTCCCTTGAGTCGCACTGAAGATCTCAGAACGACTCGCCTAGAGAAGATCTATTATCCTTCACGAGTTTCCTTGCCAGCGGATTGGTTTTTTTCCCTTCCACTTTTGGGTTATACATTCTTGTTGGATGGAAGACTGATGATAAGCGCTCGCTACGACTTATCAGTGCGTCGACCTTAGCCATTATGCGTTCTAGATAGCGCGGTCGCTCCAGCTGGGAAAAATCTATTCTCGCAATATCCTTGGCTGACAACTAAGCGCACACGGAGACGCTGACAGGATGAATCCATTCACTGACGCAGAAGAATCCATTGTGGCCAgaacaacagcaaaaaaagcagCATTTCGTTCTTGACCTGTAGCACACACTGTTTTAAGCGTGATTGTTCCGGATTAACCTCGCTACTACCAAAATGTGTTCTCTTTATCATACAGAGGTACGGTCAGCAGCATTTGGCCTCAATAAATAAAGTATTTATTGCTTTTACAACGTGAACGTACCTCACCGGAATTTGCAAGCACGGCCCCAAACTAATAAAGCCTTTGTTGGATGAGCATCGGAAGATAGATAAATCCGGATCAGGTGAGAGGCCATGGacatttccttttttttttcatttttgcaaATGTCCGTGCAAGAACTTGGCTTTATTTAACCTTCTTTTCATGATTAAAGCTTATTGTCAGTGCGAACTGTTCGGGAAAAACTACTTTGCGGCGGAAGCAAGATTTTTAACGCAATTATAGCTCTGAATTGACTGTGGTTTGCCGAGCCTGGACAATCACATTAGCCTCAAGTTATTACCCACTGACAACGCCCAATTTAGAAGTTCGAGGGCTTTTGTAAGGAACAGGAATATCAATAGCGACCCCCCATAATTCGAAGATCTACTGCTAAGAATTCTCTGACGCATCAGGGGGCACGGGGGGGAGGGAAGCCATTATTCTACCGTTACCTTTATCAAGATACCATTACATAAGCAAAAGATATGGGGTATCGGGCGCGGGGAAGAAGTCAAGACTTATCTCGACTCTACACCTTATGTCAAAAAAGTGTATTTCACTTCCTCTGAAAACGGTTTTTAAAACCATAGAGGCCGGAACCGTATAGAGcgttttatatataaaaaaataaggtAGAATCACGGAAACACCGGTCAATCGGGGGTGTGCAAGCCTATGCTAAGTTTTTGCTGCCGCATTTTCTTCGCGGTCGGCCACGCCGAAGACGTCTACCCCTGAAAAGAAGACCAACCGTGAAAATCTGCATATTCTTGCCGCATTCCGAATCGAGATTAAGTCAAATACGTCAAAATTTAGTCTTTTTTGTCTGCTTTAAGGTTGGCCCGGCCCAAACTGCCAAAGTCCGAATGCCctgaagaggaaaaaagcACGCGACGTcacaaaaaaagtttaatTCACGGCAATGTTGACGGAATGATGACACACCCAACGGACCTGTCAGCAACTTTATTTAAGCTAGATGACAAAGTCTAGGCACATTTAAAGTTAAGCGTGGGGGCATGTGAATAATATAACTATCGCTTCTACAGGCACAAATAGAAGAAAGGAAGGTTTTGCGGTCAAACCGTAAGAGAGCTTACAATAATACACCCACTCCGCTCTCTCGCTCAGTCCGGTCATAATCATTACATCAATTTTGTTCGTTTGCGATTGTAGCGAAAAATGTATGGTTGTTGGAATTGTCTTGAGAAATTGCCTGCCTGCTACGGAAGGATTGTTACGATGCGCTAAGCCACGCCAACATCCATAACCCGACAAGTGCGGTCTGCTTCTACAATTACTTCCATTGTTGTCTCTGCTCAAGCACACATCGCGTTGACGAAAAACATCTCCAAACAAAATGGGTGCAGGCACTTCgtaaataaaaagaggaaaaagtGGTGTGATGACGACATCGAGCCACAGGCATCTTTCTTGAACTTACGCTTTAGTCTCAAAGCGAGcgaaatgaaaagaacgaaatgaaaaaaatagagaaCTAATGAACAGCAAAGTAATAAAcaacttttgaagaactagtatgtaaataaatatttatttaacGGTTGGGATTTATCTGCCTAAATTATCAGTCGTACAGGCAAACAAAACAGAAGGGTGGGAAAAAGGGTATCAAAgtgaaatgaaaattaagaataaaagCATAATGAAGAAACGAACTTATTGGAATTGTATCATTAAACTACAACTGGAAGAGCAACTAGTAGCCACATAAAGTTTCCAAGAACCTTCATGCTTGCAGCACCTTGATACGTACTTGAAACAGAAGGAACAGAGTGAGTAGCGGAAGCAGAAGCTGATTGGACTGGTCCGGTTAGGGATGGTGATGTAACGACTGGAGACACACCAGAAGCGACGGCTTGAGATGTTGCACTTGTCTTGATTGTACTTGGGTTGGTTGCAGTGGCGACAGTTTCGTAGTTCTTGTCACCGTTTGAACCGGTAGCTACAGATGGGGAAGCAGTGTTTTCGCTTTCACTTGCAGATGTGGTAATAGTCTTAGCAGAGCATGTAGATGTAATTTCACCAGCAGCGTTTGTACCGGCGGAACAGACGGTGGTGGTGATTGTGGTTGGGGTAGCAGTGGTTGCAGGAGCGGATTGTGCACTTGGGGCCAAAGTGGTCAAGTAGGTAGTTGGAACTGACTTGGTGATGTAANNNNNNNNNNNNNNNNNNNNNNNNNNNNNNNNNNNNNNNNNNNNNNNNNNNNNNNNNNNNNNNNNNNNNNNNNNNNNNNNNNNNNNNNNNNNNNNNNNNNNNNNNNNNNNNNNNNNNNNNNNNNNNNNNNNNNNNNNNNNNNNNNNNNNNNNNNNNNNNNNNNNNNNNNNNNNNNNNNNNNNNNNNNNNNNNNNNNNNNNNNNNNNNNNNNNNNNNNNNNNNNNNNNNNNNNNNNNNNNNNNNNNNNNNNNNNNNNNNNNNNNNNNNNNNNNNNNNNNNNNNNNNNNNNNNNNNNNNNNNNNNNNNNNNNNNNNNNNNNNNNNNNNNNNNNNNNNNNNNNNNNNNNNNNNNNNNNNNNNNNNNNNNNNNNNNNNNNNNNNNNNNNNNNNNNNNNNNNNNNNNNNNNNNNNNNNNNNNNNNNNNNNNNNNNNNNNNNNNNNNNNNNNNNNNNNNNNNNNNNNNNNNNNNNNNNNNNNNNNNNNNNNNNNNNNNNNNNNNNNNNNNNNNNNNNNNNNNNNNNNNNNNNNNNNNNNNNNNNNNNNNNNNNNNNNNNNNNNNNNNNNNNNNNNNNNNNNNNNNNNNNNNNNNNNNNNNNNNNNNNNNNNNNNNNNNNNNNNNNNNNNNNNNNNNNNNNNNNNNNNNNNNNNNNNNNNNNNNNNNNNNNNNNNNNNNNNNNNNNNNNNNNNNNNNNNNNNNNNNNNNNNNNNNNNNNNNNNNNNNNNNNNNNNNNNNNNNNNNNNNNNNNNNNNNNNNNNNNNNNNNNNNNNNNNNNNNNNNNNNNNNNNNNNNNNNNNNNNNNNNNNNNNNNNNNNNNNNNNNNNNNNNNNNNNNNNNNNNNNNNNNNNNNNNNNNNNNNNNNNNNNNNNNNNNNNNNNNNNNNNNNNNNNNNNNNNNNNNNNNNNNNNNNNNNNNNNNNNNNNNNNNNNNNNNNNNNNNNNNNNNNNNNNNNNNNNNNNNNNNGGTTTCGTTTCTACTACGAGGAGCTAGTGATGAGAAGGTTGAAGATGAGACAAGAGTGGTTGTGCCAACAGAAGAACTTTCAGTGGTAGAGCTGGATGGAGTTGGAGCTGGAATAGAAGAAGTTACAACACTAGAGCTAGATGCTGGAGTAGATGAAGTTTCGACACTGGAGCTTGATGGAGAACTTGGAACTGGGGTAGATGAAGTTTCAACACTGAAGCTGGATGGGGTTGGAGCTGGAGTAGATGAGGTTTCGTTTCTACTACGAGGAGCTAGTGATGAGAAGGTTGAAGANNNNNNNNNNNNNNNNNNNNNNNNNNNNNNNNNNNNNNNNNNNNNNNNNNNNNNNNNNNNNNNNNNNNNNNNNNNNNNNNNNNNNNNNNNNNNNNNNNNNNNNNNNNNNNNNNNNNNNNNNNNNNNNNNNNNNNNNNNNNNNNNNNNNNNNNNNNNNNNNNNNNNNNNNNNNNNNNNNNNNNNNNNNNNNNNNNNNNNNNNNNNNNNNNNNNNNNNNNNNNNNNNNNNNNNNNNNNNNNNNNNNNNNNNNNNNNNNNNNNNNNNNNNNNNNNNNNNNNNNNNNNNNNNNNNNNNNNNNNNNNNNNNNNNNNNNNNNNNNNNNNNNNNNNNNNNNNNNNNNNNNNNNNNNNNNNNNNNNNNNNNNNNNNNNNNNNNNNNNNNNNNNNNNNNNNNNNNNNNNNNNNNNNNNNNNNNNNNNNNNNNNNNNNNNNNNNNNNNNNNNNNNNNNNNNNNNNNNNNNNNNNNNNNNNNNNNNNNNNNNNNNNNNNNNNNNNNNNNNNNNNNNNNNNNNNNNNNNNNNNNNNNNNNNNNNNNNNNNNNNNNNNNNNNNNNNNNNNNNNNNNNNNNNNNNNNNNNNNNNNNNNNNNNNNNNNNNNNNNNNNNNNNNNNNNNNNNNNNNNNNNNNNNNNNNNNNNNNNNNNNNNNNNNNNNNNNNNNNNNNNNNNNNNNNNNNNNNNNNNNNNNNNNNNNNNNNNNNNNNNNNNNNNNNNNNNNNNNNNNNNNNNNNNNNNNNNNNNNNNNNNNNNNNNNNNNNNNNNNNNNNNNNNNNNNNNNNNNNNNNNNNNNNNNNNNNNNNNNNNNNNNNNNNNNNNNNNNNNNNNNNNNNNNNNNNNNNNNNNNNNNNNNNNNNNNNNNNNNNNNNNNNNNNNNNNNNNNNNNNNNNNNNNNNNNNNNNNNNNNNNNNNNNNNNNNNNNNNNNNNNNNNNNNNNNNNNNNNNNNNNNNNNNNNNNNNNNNNNNNNNNNNNNNNNNNNNNNNNNNNNNNNNNNNNNNNNNNNNNNNNNNNNNNNNNNNNNNNNNNNNNNNNNNNNNNNNNNNNNNNNNNNNNNNNNNNNNNNNNNNNNNNNNNNNNNNNNNNNNNNNNNNNNNNNNNNNNNNNNNNNNNNNNNNNNNNNNNNNNNNNNNNNNNNNNNNNNNNNNNNNNNNNNNNNNNNNNNNNNNNNNNNNNNNNNNNNNNNNNNNNNNNNNNNNNNNNNNNNNNNNNNNNNNNNNNNNNNNNNNNNNNNNNNNNNNNNNNNNNNNNNNNNNNNNNNNNNNNNNNNNNNNNNNNNNNNNNGAGCTGGATGCTGGAGTAGAGGAAGTTTCGACACTAGAGCTGGATGCTGGAGTAGAGGAAGTTTCGACACTAGAGCTGGATGGAGAAAGTGGAACTGGGGTATATGGAGTTTCAACACTGGAAGAAGCGGTGGTTGGTGTAGTACATGGTGTAGAAGAGGTTTCGACACTGGAGGTTGATGGAGTTGGAGCTGGTGTAGATGAAGTTTCGACACTGGAGGTTGATGTAGTTGTTGTAGTACATGGTGTAGTAGGTGATGTAGTGGATTTTTTATGTTTGGTACATGGAGTGGTATTATGATTTTTAGTTGTAGGCTTTTTATCTGTGCATGTagttgaagttgaagaagtaGTGGATGTAGAGGTTTCGGTAGATGGAGTTGCAGCTGGAGTAGATGAAGATTCGGTACTGGAAGTAGTGGTTGATGTAGTGCTTGGTGAAGATGTACTAGATTCTGGGGTATGGTTTTTGGTACATTTAGTAGTAGATGGCTTTGAACCACCACAGTTGTTGTCACAGTCTATGTTCCAGTAGAAACCTGGGAAGTCTGTTTGCGAATGACCTTGATTATCATAATTGTTACAACCAGTGGACAAATCGAAAGAGGTAGTACCCCATTTCCAAGTGCTTGCATACTGAGCTGCATTACCTTGCAAATAATCGAActgaatttggaaattagGCATCCAGACTTCACAGCTGTTAACACCTTGAGTAGCGTAAACCTCGAAGGTAGCTGTGAAATCAGTTGGGTTGTCAATTATGTAAGTCTTTTCATTGACACCGTATAATTGAACAGTACCTTGTGGACCAGTAATACCAATGACCTTCAATGACCATAAGTATTTTAGatcaatgttttctttaccCTTGACATGAATTTGGATTTGATAGGTGTTGTCTTGAACCCAAGAAACAGAAGTCACATCCAAAGTATATTGCATAATATTTTGTTGGTTCATGTGCCAGTTGAAATCTAAACTGGGACAGCCATTAACGATAGAGTTACAATTAGTTCCCTCTGAGGATCCTCTTGGAACGAGTCCAGTTGGATAACCCAAAGCTGAGTTGAACAGTAGCGAGAGGACCAAATAAGCGAGTATAATTGGTCTTTGCATGGTATGTGTATATGGATTTGGAAGCTTACTACAAAAGACATTTATAATTAGAACCAGAACATTACaagatattattattaatgaatACAAGGGTTTTTATACATTTAGTTTGGGAAGCAAAAACAAACCTTTTCTCCACCAGTGCAATTCGTTATCTTGTGCTCGTGCATCTATGACCCATCTATTTTTGAACTAGAAGGGACTGTAGTGGGATAAATAATCTAATGCCTTTCTTTGGGAAAATAAGACCGCCCttaatttttgataaataTTAAGAATACCAATTTAGTGGTTAGTACGCAGTAGTAACGTTTATTTTCGCAGTAAAATGAAGTGCACTGCGGTGATAGTTCTAGACTTCGGAATGGTTCTCAAAGCCATTTCCGGTGATGCTTTGGTGATATCACGACCCCAAAGAAAAGGTGACCATATTTCTTAAGAAAGTACCGCACCTGGTAGCAGTTGAGAATTGCTCGATGGCCAAGAAAGCGCTATGATAATTCAACCGGTTTCGGGACAGGCACTTTTAGGTTTTGGGCAATGTCCccaaaaaacgaaaacaaaacaaacagTTCCTATTCCATGGAGTTCGGCAATCCTGTTTCATAGGCCGTATGCAACCTGAACTGCTTACCAAGTGTCACACCACTGATAGACATTGGTCCCGTCTGAAACCGTGCTGCAGGATTATATGAGCTCACCTTCTCCCGCGTAATAACAGGAACCTATTGTAAGCAATGCCCTTCCACAACCATTAAAATGCAGCCTGTAGGGCGATGGACTTC
This window harbors:
- the FLO11 gene encoding Flo11p; its protein translation is MQRPIILAYLVLSLLFNSALGYPTGLVPRGSSEGTNCNSIVNGCPSLDFNWHMNQQNIMQYTLDVTSVSWVQDNTYQIQIHVKGKENIDLKYLWSLKVIGITGPQGTVQLYGVNEKTYIIDNPTDFTATFEVYATQGVNSCEVWMPNFQIQFDYLQGNAAQYASTWKWGTTSFDLSTGCNNYDNQGHSQTDFPGFYWNIDCDNNCGGSKPSTTKCTKNHTPESSTSSPSTTSTTTSSTESSSTPAATPSTETSTSTTSSTSTTCTDKKPTTKNHNTTPCTKHKKSTTSPTTPCTTTTTSTSSVETSSTPAPTPSTSSVETSSTPCTTPTTASSSVETPYTPVPLSPSSSSVETSSTPASSSSVETSSTPASSS